A stretch of the Thalassotalea euphylliae genome encodes the following:
- the lptF gene encoding LPS export ABC transporter permease LptF, whose protein sequence is MIVFRYLLKEVAKAQLAVFFVLMTIFISQKFVRVLDDASEGGIPGHLVMVFIGLKMPDLAGMLLPLSLFLGVLLAYGRIYADSEMTVLHACGVSEWYVVRVTLVLSLITAIFTGIFTLYLAPMAAEYEYQVKERLAADSGISAMVAGRFQKTGNDKAVVFIHDKDRADSSLNKVFVAQLPSEAGGVESVINSSLVYADKGRVVEEESGSQRLVLEDGTRYQSDINSGEFRAVAFDKYYIQIQDQKVEHKRRKISAIATEDLLLDDSQDAQAAIQWRLAFPLACIILTLVAVPLSVVNPRQGKFAKLLPALLLFLAYFLLLTAMRSGVEGNALPYYVGLWPVHLIALALGASLLMQSRTSGLRLKARLPKRARNRRASDVKSTAQSELERRQQ, encoded by the coding sequence GTGATTGTATTTCGTTATCTATTAAAGGAAGTGGCTAAAGCGCAGCTTGCTGTTTTCTTTGTGTTGATGACCATTTTTATAAGTCAGAAGTTTGTTCGTGTGCTTGATGACGCCTCTGAAGGGGGGATTCCTGGTCATCTGGTTATGGTGTTTATTGGCCTGAAAATGCCTGATTTAGCGGGCATGTTATTGCCATTGAGCTTATTCCTCGGCGTTTTGCTCGCTTATGGTCGCATCTATGCTGACAGTGAAATGACGGTATTGCATGCATGCGGAGTCAGCGAATGGTATGTCGTGCGAGTCACACTCGTACTCAGTTTAATCACTGCGATATTTACGGGGATATTTACGCTGTACCTTGCGCCTATGGCGGCCGAATATGAATATCAAGTAAAAGAAAGGCTGGCGGCCGATTCCGGCATCAGTGCTATGGTCGCGGGGCGTTTTCAAAAAACGGGTAACGATAAAGCGGTGGTGTTTATCCACGATAAAGACAGAGCCGACAGCTCGCTTAACAAAGTATTTGTAGCCCAACTACCGAGTGAAGCGGGTGGCGTTGAAAGTGTGATTAATTCCAGCCTAGTTTACGCAGACAAAGGGCGCGTTGTTGAAGAAGAATCTGGCTCACAGCGCTTGGTACTAGAAGATGGCACACGTTATCAAAGCGATATTAATTCAGGCGAGTTTCGCGCCGTCGCTTTTGACAAATACTACATTCAAATTCAAGATCAAAAAGTTGAGCATAAACGCCGAAAAATCAGTGCGATTGCTACCGAAGACTTACTGTTAGATGACTCGCAAGATGCACAAGCCGCGATACAGTGGCGTTTAGCCTTTCCACTCGCTTGTATTATTTTAACCTTAGTTGCAGTGCCGTTGTCTGTGGTTAATCCAAGACAAGGGAAATTCGCTAAATTGTTACCTGCACTGCTTTTATTCCTCGCCTACTTCTTGTTACTAACGGCGATGCGCTCAGGTGTTGAAGGCAACGCGCTACCTTATTATGTCGGGCTTTGGCCTGTGCACCTGATAGCTCTGGCGCTTGGTGCGAGTTTATTAATGCAAAGTAGAACTAGTGGCTTGCGCTTAAAAGCTAGATTACCCAAACGAGCCAGAAATAGAAGAGCCAGCGACGTTAAATCAACCGCTCAATCTGAGCTAGAGCGGAGGCAACAATAA
- the pepA gene encoding leucyl aminopeptidase, with protein MEFSVKSGSPEKQRSACIVVGVFEPRRLSATAEQLDEISEGYISNLLRRGDLEGKSGQMLLLHHVPNILSERVLLVGCGKERELDERQYRQIISKTINTLNETGSMEAVCFLSELHVKGRDTYWKVRQAVEATQDCLYSFNSLKTRKEEPRRPLRKIVFNVPTRRELPIGERAITHGLGVAEGINTCKNVANMPPNICNPAYLAEQANILANDYDKVTTEVVGEKQMEELGMGSYLAVGRGSANESMMSIINYQGGDEDQAPIVLVGKGLTFDSGGISIKPGEAMDEMKYDMGGAAGVLGAMHSLAELDLPINVIGVLAGCENMPDANAYRPGDILTTMSGQTVEVLNTDAEGRLVLCDALTYVERFEPEAVIDVATLTGACVVALGKHATGLMSTHNPLAHELLNASDQSGDRAWRLPLWDDYHEQLESPFADFTNLGGRAAGAITAGCFLAKFTKKYHWAHLDIAGTAWRSGGKDKGSTGRPVSMLTQFLLNKSGAEQGE; from the coding sequence ATGGAATTTAGTGTAAAAAGTGGTAGCCCAGAAAAACAACGCAGCGCCTGTATTGTTGTTGGCGTTTTTGAACCTCGCCGTTTATCTGCTACTGCTGAACAACTAGACGAAATTAGTGAAGGTTACATTAGTAACTTACTGCGCCGCGGTGACTTAGAAGGTAAGTCAGGCCAAATGCTTTTACTTCATCACGTGCCAAACATTTTAAGTGAGCGCGTGCTACTTGTTGGTTGTGGTAAAGAGCGTGAATTAGACGAACGTCAATACCGTCAAATCATCAGTAAAACGATTAACACCTTAAATGAAACAGGCTCAATGGAAGCCGTATGTTTCTTATCTGAGTTGCATGTTAAGGGCCGTGATACCTACTGGAAAGTGCGCCAAGCCGTTGAAGCAACACAAGACTGCCTATACAGCTTTAACAGCTTAAAAACGCGTAAAGAAGAGCCTCGCCGCCCATTGCGTAAAATTGTTTTCAACGTACCAACGCGCCGTGAATTGCCAATTGGTGAACGAGCCATTACGCACGGTTTAGGTGTCGCTGAAGGTATCAATACCTGTAAAAACGTGGCTAACATGCCACCAAATATCTGTAACCCAGCTTACCTTGCCGAGCAAGCCAATATCTTAGCGAACGACTACGACAAAGTAACCACCGAAGTTGTTGGTGAGAAGCAAATGGAAGAACTGGGTATGGGCTCTTACCTTGCCGTTGGTCGCGGTTCGGCGAATGAATCTATGATGAGTATCATCAACTATCAAGGTGGTGATGAAGATCAAGCGCCCATTGTGCTGGTCGGCAAAGGTTTAACCTTTGATTCTGGTGGTATTTCAATTAAGCCAGGCGAAGCCATGGATGAAATGAAATACGACATGGGCGGCGCAGCTGGCGTGCTAGGTGCAATGCATTCACTAGCGGAATTAGACCTACCAATTAACGTCATTGGTGTATTGGCTGGTTGTGAAAATATGCCTGATGCCAATGCTTATCGCCCAGGTGATATTTTAACGACAATGTCAGGTCAAACAGTTGAAGTGTTAAACACTGATGCCGAAGGCCGCTTGGTGCTATGTGATGCATTAACTTACGTAGAACGCTTTGAACCAGAAGCGGTGATTGACGTGGCAACCTTAACTGGCGCTTGTGTCGTTGCCTTAGGTAAACATGCAACGGGCTTGATGAGTACGCATAACCCATTAGCACATGAACTACTTAATGCTTCTGATCAAAGCGGTGACCGCGCATGGCGTTTACCGTTATGGGATGACTACCATGAGCAGTTAGAAAGTCCATTTGCAGATTTCACTAACTTAGGTGGTCGTGCGGCAGGTGCCATTACTGCTGGTTGTTTCTTAGCTAAATTTACTAAGAAGTACCATTGGGCGCATTTAGATATAGCCGGTACAGCATGGCGCAGCGGCGGTAAAGACAAAGGTTCAACAGGTCGCCCGGTTAGCATGCTAACCCAGTTTTTACTCAACAAAAGTGGTGCCGAGCAAGGCGAATAA
- the lptG gene encoding LPS export ABC transporter permease LptG — protein MRILDAYIGRVIASTTFITLMVFVSVSGIIKFVEQMGDVGRGNYELAHAALYVLYAVPRDIEIFFPMAALIGGLIGIGMLASNSELVVMQAAGLSKLTIVKSAMKTAVLLIIVSMAVGEWLAPAGEASARELRAQAISGGSLISAKNGVWAKDGDYFVHITEVEDQGTLNKVQVYRFDESLKLESWLSADSATFADGAWQLSNVKDTKVTDRAVVEETFETLAWQSSLTPEKLGVVTVKPESLSVQGLVSYLEYLSQNEQDQSRYLLAFWRKLVQPLTVAVMLLVALSFIFGPLRSVSMGARIMMGVLTGLLFHITNQVFGSLSLVYQLPPIIGAVMPSILFVSVALFLMKRKA, from the coding sequence ATGCGTATTTTAGATGCTTATATCGGCCGTGTTATTGCTTCAACCACATTTATCACGCTTATGGTGTTTGTCAGTGTCAGTGGCATTATCAAGTTTGTTGAGCAAATGGGCGATGTTGGTCGTGGTAACTACGAGCTAGCGCATGCTGCGCTTTATGTCTTATATGCGGTGCCGCGTGATATCGAAATATTCTTCCCGATGGCGGCGCTGATTGGTGGCTTGATTGGTATTGGTATGTTGGCCAGCAATAGTGAGCTGGTGGTAATGCAAGCTGCAGGCTTGTCAAAACTTACTATAGTTAAATCGGCGATGAAAACGGCGGTGCTGTTAATTATCGTGTCGATGGCGGTAGGTGAGTGGTTAGCGCCAGCAGGAGAAGCGTCGGCACGAGAACTTAGAGCACAAGCCATCTCGGGTGGTAGCCTAATTTCCGCGAAGAATGGTGTGTGGGCGAAAGATGGCGATTACTTTGTTCATATTACGGAAGTAGAAGATCAAGGCACGCTAAACAAGGTGCAAGTCTATCGCTTTGATGAGTCATTAAAGCTAGAGAGCTGGCTATCGGCAGATTCAGCAACTTTTGCAGACGGTGCTTGGCAACTTAGCAATGTCAAAGACACAAAAGTCACCGATCGCGCGGTAGTTGAAGAAACGTTTGAAACGTTGGCGTGGCAGTCCAGCTTAACGCCGGAAAAACTCGGTGTGGTAACAGTAAAACCAGAGTCGCTGTCGGTACAAGGCTTGGTTAGCTACTTAGAATATCTTTCACAAAACGAGCAAGATCAAAGTCGTTACTTGTTAGCATTTTGGCGAAAATTGGTTCAGCCATTAACTGTTGCGGTCATGCTCTTGGTTGCTTTGTCGTTTATCTTCGGCCCACTGCGCTCAGTGTCGATGGGGGCGCGCATCATGATGGGTGTATTGACTGGCTTGTTGTTTCACATCACCAACCAAGTGTTTGGTAGTTTAAGCTTGGTATATCAGTTGCCGCCAATTATTGGGGCAGTTATGCCGAGCATCTTGTTTGTCAGTGTCGCGCTGTTCTTGATGAAGCGAAAGGCATAA
- a CDS encoding DNA polymerase III subunit chi: MQTQAVFHLMPDGSSEQARLHYACSLAANYFRQQQKVYIFTEDQQLAHHVDELLWSFEPDSFVPHNLVGEGPKQGAPVEIGWQPPRGRRAVLINLAQNMPVFANQFSHVMDFVPAPEQEKQLARERFKACRQLGFQVDTHAVSN, translated from the coding sequence ATGCAAACCCAAGCAGTTTTTCATTTGATGCCTGATGGCAGCAGCGAACAAGCAAGACTACATTATGCCTGTAGCTTGGCTGCCAACTACTTTCGTCAACAGCAAAAGGTGTATATTTTCACCGAAGATCAGCAGTTGGCCCATCATGTTGATGAACTACTTTGGTCATTCGAGCCTGACAGTTTCGTACCACACAACCTAGTGGGCGAAGGCCCTAAGCAGGGGGCGCCAGTTGAAATCGGCTGGCAACCACCACGCGGCAGACGCGCAGTGCTAATTAATTTAGCACAAAACATGCCTGTGTTTGCCAACCAATTTTCACATGTAATGGACTTTGTACCAGCACCCGAGCAAGAAAAACAACTTGCCCGCGAGCGCTTTAAGGCTTGCCGCCAGTTAGGCTTTCAAGTCGACACGCACGCCGTATCGAATTAG